A region from the Triticum urartu cultivar G1812 chromosome 1, Tu2.1, whole genome shotgun sequence genome encodes:
- the LOC125532533 gene encoding GDSL esterase/lipase LTL1-like, with translation MTMAGGSSAVAIMALGVVLLAAPSECARAFFVFGDSLVDNGNNNYLMTTARADSPPYGIDYPTHQATGRFSNGLNIPDIISEQLGAEPTLPYLSPELHGAKLLVGANFASAGVGILNDTGIQFVNIVRVSRQLQYFGEYQGKLRALVGASQATQIVNQALVLITLGGNDFVNNYYLIPFSLRSRQFSLPDYVRYLISEYKKILTRLYDMGARRVLVTGTGPLGCAPAELALRSRDGECDRDLMRAAELFNPQLSQALEELNARYGDGTFIAANSFRVHFDFISDPAAYGFRTAKEACCGQGPHNGIGLCTAVSHLCANRDQYVFWDSYHPTERANRIIVSQFMTGSLDYVSPLNLSTALHIDASLMD, from the exons ATGACGATGGCCGGCGGTTCTTCGGCCGTGGCGATCATGGCGCTGGGCGTGGTCCTCCTGGCGGCGCCGTCGGAGTGCGCGCGCGCCTTCTTCGTGTTCGGCGACTCCCTGGTGGACAACGGCAACAACAACTACCTGATGACGACGGCGCGCGCCGACTCGCCGCCGTACGGGATCGACTACCCCACGCACCAGGCCACCGGGCGCTTCTCCAACGGCCTCAACATCCCGGACATCATCA GTGAGCAGCTCGGCGCGGAGCCGACGCTGCCGTACCTGTCCCCGGAGCTCCACGGCGCGAAGCTGctcgtgggcgccaacttcgcgTCGGCGGGCGTCGGCATCCTCAACGACACCGGCATCCAATTC GTGAACATCGTGAGGGTGAGCAGGCAGCTGCAGTACTTCGGCGAGTACCAGGGGAAGCTGCGCGCGCTGGTGGGCGCGTCCCAGGCGACGCAGATCGTGAACCAGGCGCTGGTGCTCATCACCCTCGGCGGCAACGACTTCGTCAACAACTACTACCTCATCCCCTTCTCCCTCCGCTCCCGCCAGTTCTCCCTCCCCGACTACGTCCGCTACCTCATCTCCGAGTACAAGAAGATCCTCACG AGGCTGTACGACATGGGCGCGCGGCGCGTGCTGGTGACGGGGACGGGCCCGCTGGGCTGCGCGCCGGCGGAGCTCGCGCTCCGGAGCCGCGACGGGGAGTGCGACAGGGACCTGATGCGCGCGGCGGAGCTGTTCAACCCGCAGCTGTCCCAGGCCCTGGAGGAGCTCAACGCGCGCTACGGCGACGGGACCTTCATCGCCGCCAACTCCTTCCGCGTCCACTTCGACTTCATCAGCGACCCGGCGGCGTACGGCTTCCGGACGGCCAAGGAGGCGTGCTGCGGGCAGGGGCCGCACAACGGCATCGGCCTCTGCACGGCGGTGTCCCACCTGTGCGCGAACAGGGACCAGTACGTGTTCTGGGACTCGTACCACCCCACGGAGCGCGCCAACCGGATCATCGTCAGTCAGTTCATGACCGGCTCGCTCGACTACGTCAGCCCGCTCAACCTCAGCACCGCCCTCCACATCGACGCCAGCCTCATGGACTGA